Within Amycolatopsis sp. FDAARGOS 1241, the genomic segment TGGACGTCGCGGCGGTGCGCGAATGGGCCGAACGCATCAAGGGTTGAGTTAGCATTTCGGCAGTTCTCCGGTCCAGCCGGGTAGTCGAGCCGAAAGCGCGGGCCGTGGAGGCGAGCGAGCACGGAAGAAGGGACGACAGCGCGCTTTCCCGTGCCTGGGAACGGGTCAACGAGCAGGCGCGGCGATTGCGCAGCGACGTCACCGTTTCGATCTTGTGCCAATCGGCGGTCGCGTGGCTGGGGGTGGCCGGAGGATGCTTGTCGGTGAGCACCGGGCCGGGTACGCAGGAAGTCCGGGCGGCGACCGACGAACTCGCCTCCGTGCTCGCCGAATTGGAGATCACTGTGGGGGAGGGACCGGTGCGCAGTGCCCGTGAGCTGGGCTCGCCCGTGCTGGTCGGGGACTTCGACGGCCTCGAGAACTCGCGCCGCTGGCCCCTGTACGCCCCGCTCGCCGTGCAGGCCGGGGTCCACTCCCAGTTCGTGCTGCCGCTGCGGGTCGGGCTCATCGACGTCGGCACGCTCGTGTTCCACCGAAAGGCCGCTGCGCCCCTGGAACCCGTTCTGCTCGCGGACGCGCTGGCCTACGGTGAACTGATGCTCCTGCTGTTGCTCGACGAGCAGTCGGGGCGCGGGCATCCCGAACCCGTCGGCCTTTCGCTGCGATCGACATACGTGCACCAGGCCACCGGCATGGTCGCGGCGCAACTCGACGTGAGCCTCGACGACGCTTTCGCCGCTCTGCGCGCGGGGGCCTTCGCGGAGCAGCGTCCCCTCTCGGAACTCGCCGCGGATGTCGTGGCCAGGCGGTTTAGGTTCGAACGCAATGGGGGAACCCAATGAAGTTGGGGTGTGGTGTTGTGGTGGGAGATGGTGCGGGTGATTGACGGACGCCTCGTCGACACATTCGTCGAATTGGCGGACACGCTCACGGATGATTTCGACGTGATCGACTTCCTGCACTTGCTGTCGGCTCGCAGCGTCGAATTGCTGTCCGTCGACGCGGCGGGTCTGTTGCTCGCCGACGCGCACGGCGAGCTGCAGCTCGTCGCCAGTTCGAACGAGCAGGTGCGGCTCCTGGAGCTTTTTCAGCTCCAGCGAGACGAAGGCCCCTGCCTCGACGCCTTCCGGCTGCGTCAGTCGGTGACGATCTCCGACCTGAGTGCGGACCCGGGGAAGTGGCCCTCGTTCGCGACGGTCGCGCTCGACCAGGGCTTCCGCGCGGTGCACGCCTTCCCGATGCGGCTGCGCTCGGAGGTCATCGGCGCCCTCAATCTGTTCTCCACGGGGCCGGGCGAGCTGGCGGCCGAGGACGCGCGGGTGGCGCGCG encodes:
- a CDS encoding GAF and ANTAR domain-containing protein, producing the protein MSTGPGTQEVRAATDELASVLAELEITVGEGPVRSARELGSPVLVGDFDGLENSRRWPLYAPLAVQAGVHSQFVLPLRVGLIDVGTLVFHRKAAAPLEPVLLADALAYGELMLLLLLDEQSGRGHPEPVGLSLRSTYVHQATGMVAAQLDVSLDDAFAALRAGAFAEQRPLSELAADVVARRFRFERNGGTQ
- a CDS encoding GAF and ANTAR domain-containing protein, producing the protein MVRVIDGRLVDTFVELADTLTDDFDVIDFLHLLSARSVELLSVDAAGLLLADAHGELQLVASSNEQVRLLELFQLQRDEGPCLDAFRLRQSVTISDLSADPGKWPSFATVALDQGFRAVHAFPMRLRSEVIGALNLFSTGPGELAAEDARVARGMVDVATIGLLQARTIHRHEVLVEQLQTALSSRVVIEQAKGFIAERLGLAMDEAFSLLRHFARSHSRKLSLVAADVVNRAETVRELFDNPPTR